CTGATGATCATTTCCTTCTCCTTAAGGTCTTGTAAAGTGACGGAATCTTTTTCATTCAAGTCGTCATCTTTATGAACCAAAAGCATGAAATTTTCCTTATAGAGGGGAGTGGCTGTGATCTCGGCATGGTTTATCGGCTGATTGGTGATCGTGAAATGAACTTGATACTGGTTTAGCGAATCGATAACATGTTCTTCGCCCAAGATTTCCCGAACCTCTAAATGGATGGTAGGATGATCATGTTTAAACGTCCTGATGATTTTTGGAAACCAGTATTTGAATGATTCAATTAAACCGATAGATATTGTTCCGCTTCCAACCTGTTTCATTTCCTCAAGTTCCACTTGCATATTATTGAACCTTCTCAGCAAATCCTGCGATCTTGAATAAAAAAGGGCACCTGCCTCTGTAAGCTCAATTCCCCTCGTGTTACGTTCCAGAAGTCGTGAATCGATTTCTTTCTCCAGTTTCATGATCGCATTACTTAATGAAGGCTGAGATATATGTAATAATTTAGCCGCTTTGGAATAGCTCATCTCCTGGACAATGGTGTTGAAATAACGAAGTTGGCGAAGATCCATACTAGTCTCCTTTTATAGCTTTAA
This genomic stretch from Peribacillus muralis harbors:
- a CDS encoding LysR family transcriptional regulator, which encodes MDLRQLRYFNTIVQEMSYSKAAKLLHISQPSLSNAIMKLEKEIDSRLLERNTRGIELTEAGALFYSRSQDLLRRFNNMQVELEEMKQVGSGTISIGLIESFKYWFPKIIRTFKHDHPTIHLEVREILGEEHVIDSLNQYQVHFTITNQPINHAEITATPLYKENFMLLVHKDDDLNEKDSVTLQDLKEKEMIISTSGFQTRDDILGAFKNELVTPNIRYEIERLETACSLVDEGLGFTILPESYIKSVATRNTAILEINSMFLERTVYMAYLTDRYLPVSVCKLVNEIESFFKSKQ